Within the Sulfitobacter noctilucicola genome, the region TCCGGCATAGGCGCATTGGGATCTATTCTTGGCATGTTTATGGGGCATGTATATCCCATTCTGCTTGTCTCGGCCTTTGTCGTCGGTGGCATGTCGAACCCGCTTTATTCACTGCTGATTGCCCACACCAACGACTTTCTTGAGCACGAGGACATGGCCGCGGCCTCAGGCGGTATGGTGTTCATCAACGGTTTGGGCGCAATTCTTGGACCGATCATCACGGGCTGGATGATGGGCACGGCATTGGGACCGGGCGGGTTTTATCTTTTCACCGCAGTTCTCTTTATCTCTCTCACGTTCTACGCCACCTACCGCTCCACACAGCGGGACGTTGTCGGTGTCGACGATACTGGCGACTTTATCCCGCTGACCGCCTCTGCGACTGCCGTCGCGGTGGAGTTTGCGCAAGAAGTTGCCATCGAAGCGGAGCTTGAGCCGGAAAATTCCCCGTGAACTGAGAACAGATGTCAGGTGTGATACAATTTGTGACTGGGCAGAATGGAAATTTTGTCCGTAAGTTGAACAGGTTGGGCCATTCAGGCCAAAGGAAAATGATATGACAGATCCTCAGGAAATTCTTTCGTTCTGGCTGGATGAGGTCGGACCAAAAGGTTGGTACGCTCAGGATGATGCTTTGGATACGGAAATCCGCAACCGGTTTGAGGATGGCTGGCACGCGGCTTGTGACGGGAAGTTTTCGCTCTGGCTGACGTATCCAAGCGGCGCATTGGCCTATATCATCCTGACGGATCAGTTTTCGCGCAATATGTATCGCGGTGAGGGGCAAGCCTTTGCCAGCGACCGTATGGGACTGGCTGTTGCCAAATCTGCCATCGCACGCAATTGGGACATGATGATCGACCCGCCGGCCCGGCAGTTCTTTTACATGCCGCTTATGCATTCCGAGAGCTTGATTGATCAGGACCGCTGCGTCCGTCTGATGTGTGAACGGATGCCGAAGGAAGGTGCAAATAACCTGCTGCACGCCCGCGCACACCGAGAAGTCATTCGCCAGTTCGGCAGGTTTCCGTATCGCAACGCTGCACTTTCCCGCTGCAGTACAGCGGCCGAACAGACCTATATGGACGCAGGCGGCTACGCGAGCACCCTGCGAACGCTGGAAGCGGTGGGCGAAGCCGCCTGATACCGAACAAGTCGCGGTTGTGGATGAAGCTGATGTAGTTTAACGATAAACTATATTTGCAACGTCATTCTGCGAGGTTCCTATCATGGCTGCACACTCCTTCGATCTGATCGTCATCGGGGCAGGTCCGGGCGGCTATGTCGCCGCGATCCGGGGCGCACAACTGGGCATGAAAGTCGCCATCGTCGAGCGCGAGAACCTTGGCGGTATCTGTTTGAATTGGGGCTGCATCCCGACAAAGGCGATGCTGCGGTCGTCTGAGGTGTTTCATCTGATGCACCGCGCCAAGGAGTTTGGCCTGAAGGCAGACGGGATCGACTATGATCTGGATGCCGTGGTCAAGCGCTCACGCAAAGTCGCGGGTCAGCTGTCGGGCGGCATCGGCCATCTGATGAAGAAGAACAAGATTACGGTATTCATGGGCGAAGCGACGATTCCGGCCAAGGGCAAGGTGAGCGTCAAAACGGACAAGGGCACCGAGGATCTATCGGCCAAAAACATTGTGCTGGCCACCGGGGCACGGGCGCGCGAACTGCCGGGCCTTGAGGCTGATGGCAAGCTGGTCTGGACGTACCGTCACGCGCTGCAACCGGTGCATATGCCGAAAAAGCTGTTGGTGATCGGCTCGGGCGCTATCGGTATCGAATTCGCCAGTTTCTACAACACGCTGGGTGCAGATACGACGGTGGTTGAGGTCATGGACCGCGTATTGCCTGTCGAGGATGCGGAAGTCTCGGCCTTTGCAAAGAAAGCGTTCGAGAAGCAGGGCATGAAGATCATGCAAAAGGCGATGGTCAAAAAGCTTGATCGCGCCAAGGACAAGGTAACCGCCCATATCGAAGTGGGCGGCAAAGTGGAGAAACATGAATTCGACACGGTGATCTCTGCCGTGGGCATCGTCGGTAACGTTGAAAACCTTGGTCTGGAAGAGCTGGGCGTCAAGATCGACCGAACCCATGTGGTGACCGATGAATTCTGCCGCACAGGCGTTGAAGGGCTATACGCGATCGGTGACATCGCCGGTGCGCCTTGGCTGGCGCACAAGGCCAGCCACGAGGGTGTCATGGTCGCCGATCTGATTGCAGGCAAACATGCACATCCGGTGAAGCCCGAGAGCATTGCAGGCTGTACCTACTGCCACCCGCAGGTCGCCTCTGTCGGCTATACGGAGGCCAAGGCCAAAGAACTTGGATATGACATCAAGGTCGGGCGCTTTCCTTTCATTGGCAATGGCAAGGCCATCGCTTTGGGTGAAGAGAGCGGCATGATCAAGACGATCTTTGACGCAAAGACAGGCGAACTGTTGGGCGCGCATATGGTCGGCGCAGAGGTGACCGAGCTCATTCAGGGCTATGTCGTGGGACGCCAGTTGGAGACCACGGAAGAAGACCTGATGAACACCGTTTTCCCGCATCCGACCCTGTCAGAAATGATGCATGAAAGCGTATTGGACGCCTATGACCGCGTCATCCATATGTAGTTTTGATCCAGCGGACGCGGGGCTGTGGCCCCGCGACGTGACTTCTGGAGCGTGAGGGCACAGTCATACATCGTCGTGATCGTTGTGTAGGGTGACAGGTTTTTTCATTGCTGGGAAGCGGTTCAGGGGCAGCTCTGCCCTGAACGCGCGTGATCTATGGTTCTGCTGTTCATACCGACCTCAAGGACAAGCCGGGCAAGCCCGTCGCTGCGCGATCCTTGCCCCCGATCCGAACAGCGGCTTGGCGCTTTACGGCGGGCAGGGTCGCTGGCATAGATAGAACATGGTCAGTCTCAACCGCGTCGTCATGCAACCCTCCAGCCGTCGGATGATCAAGGCCCTTGGTCCCGAAGGGCTTGATGTGGCCGAGATCTCAGGGAAATGGGGTCAACGATTTGATTTTAAAAGTTATACAGCGTTTCGTTATCCAGCCTTTGATGTCTGCGCCGCACCATTTGTGAATGGAGAGACGGGCAAAGTTCATCAGTTCGATCTGATCCTTGCCAATCAGGTCTGGGAGCATCTGGACCGTCCTTATGCTGCGACACGCAACGTACATGCGATGCTGCGCCCCGGTGGGCATTTTTGGGTCGCGGTGCCGTTTTTTGCGCCTTTGCACGCCGCCCCGCAGGATTGTTCACGTTGGTCGGCACGCGGGCTCAAGAACCTGCTGGTTGAGGGCGGATTTGACGAAGACGCCGTTCATGCGGAGCAATGGGGCAACCGGCATGTTGCGCGCAGGAACCTCGAGGACATTTGGCCGCCGGTACATGACCCCGAAACAGACGATATCAAAAACGATCCCGATTTTCCCATCTGCGCCTGGGCCTTGGCGCAAAAGGTATGATGCCCCTGCGCACGCCTTGGGTGTTGATCCTGTTGCTTTGGGGGGCAGGGCTGGGGGCTGCCGCGCAATACGGCAAGGTGTCTGTAATCTTCGATCTGTTGCCGATGGCCTATCCCGATGCGGGTGCGGCTGTTGGATGGATCGTCTCGTTGGTTGGCTTTGTCGGCATTGTCTTTGGTGTGGTTGCGGGGCTGGTCGTTGCCCGCTTCCGCTACCGGCGCGCTTTGCTTGTCTCGCTTTGGGTCGGGGCGGCGGTGTCAGTGGTGCAGGCATTGCTGCCGCCGCTTCCGTGGATGCTTGCCAGCCGCGTTGTAGAAGGCGCGTCCCATCTTGGTCTGGTCGTCGCTGCCCCTACGCTGATCGCGCAACTAAGCGCCGACAAGGACCGGGGTCTTACGCTCACCCTTTGGGGAACGTTCTTTGGCGTGGCCTTTGGCCTGCTGGCATTTGCAGGGCGTCCTTTGGCCCTGAACTTTGGGCTGCCTGCGTTGTTTCTGGCCCACGGGGCCTATATGGCCCTGTTTGCTCTGATCCTGAGCGCGAAATTACGTGCCTTGCCGGCTGAGGATGCACCGCCGGAGTTGTCCGTGCGGGAGATGTTGCGCAGTCATCTCACGATCTACCGCTCACCTTTCCTGTCTGCGCCCGCGATCGGCTGGCTTTTCTATACTTTCAGCTTTGTCTCCATTCTCACTGTGTTGCCGCCCTATATAGCAGCCGACAGCCGTGCTTTTGTGATGACCGCCATGCCGCTGACAAGCATCGCGGTATCGATGACAGTTGGCGTTGGCCTGTTGCGGGTCTTTTCCGCGGTTCGTGTGGTTGAGCTTGGGTTTGCGCTGTCTGCGCTGGCGATGGTCTGGTTATGGCTGGTGCCCGGCGGCCCGCCGGCCTGCCTGTTTCTTGCAGCTTCCATGGGGCTGATGCAGGGGGCGAGTTTTGCTGCCGTGCCCCAGCTGAACCAGACCCCATCGGCGCAGGCGCAGGCTAACGGGGCGATGGCGCAGATGGGCAACATCGGCAATACGCTTGGCACGCCGGTAATGGCCTTTGCCTTGGTAAGTGGTGGGTATAGCGTGTTGCCCATGCTGGCGGGCGGTGCCTTTGTTCTGGGGCTGATCATGCATCTGCTGTTGGGAAAAATACGCAGAAGATAACCTGTTTACCTTTTGTTCCGGTTTTCCCATTGGAGAATCCGCCAAGGCCACCTATGTCTGACGGGAATAAGGGGTGTGTTATGGCTGAGCTGAAGAATATCGAGGTGCGCGGCGCGCGCGAGCATAATCTCAAGAACATTGAT harbors:
- the lpdA gene encoding dihydrolipoyl dehydrogenase, with the protein product MAAHSFDLIVIGAGPGGYVAAIRGAQLGMKVAIVERENLGGICLNWGCIPTKAMLRSSEVFHLMHRAKEFGLKADGIDYDLDAVVKRSRKVAGQLSGGIGHLMKKNKITVFMGEATIPAKGKVSVKTDKGTEDLSAKNIVLATGARARELPGLEADGKLVWTYRHALQPVHMPKKLLVIGSGAIGIEFASFYNTLGADTTVVEVMDRVLPVEDAEVSAFAKKAFEKQGMKIMQKAMVKKLDRAKDKVTAHIEVGGKVEKHEFDTVISAVGIVGNVENLGLEELGVKIDRTHVVTDEFCRTGVEGLYAIGDIAGAPWLAHKASHEGVMVADLIAGKHAHPVKPESIAGCTYCHPQVASVGYTEAKAKELGYDIKVGRFPFIGNGKAIALGEESGMIKTIFDAKTGELLGAHMVGAEVTELIQGYVVGRQLETTEEDLMNTVFPHPTLSEMMHESVLDAYDRVIHM
- a CDS encoding DUF924 family protein, with product MTDPQEILSFWLDEVGPKGWYAQDDALDTEIRNRFEDGWHAACDGKFSLWLTYPSGALAYIILTDQFSRNMYRGEGQAFASDRMGLAVAKSAIARNWDMMIDPPARQFFYMPLMHSESLIDQDRCVRLMCERMPKEGANNLLHARAHREVIRQFGRFPYRNAALSRCSTAAEQTYMDAGGYASTLRTLEAVGEAA
- a CDS encoding MFS transporter — encoded protein: MMPLRTPWVLILLLWGAGLGAAAQYGKVSVIFDLLPMAYPDAGAAVGWIVSLVGFVGIVFGVVAGLVVARFRYRRALLVSLWVGAAVSVVQALLPPLPWMLASRVVEGASHLGLVVAAPTLIAQLSADKDRGLTLTLWGTFFGVAFGLLAFAGRPLALNFGLPALFLAHGAYMALFALILSAKLRALPAEDAPPELSVREMLRSHLTIYRSPFLSAPAIGWLFYTFSFVSILTVLPPYIAADSRAFVMTAMPLTSIAVSMTVGVGLLRVFSAVRVVELGFALSALAMVWLWLVPGGPPACLFLAASMGLMQGASFAAVPQLNQTPSAQAQANGAMAQMGNIGNTLGTPVMAFALVSGGYSVLPMLAGGAFVLGLIMHLLLGKIRRR
- a CDS encoding class I SAM-dependent methyltransferase, whose translation is MVSLNRVVMQPSSRRMIKALGPEGLDVAEISGKWGQRFDFKSYTAFRYPAFDVCAAPFVNGETGKVHQFDLILANQVWEHLDRPYAATRNVHAMLRPGGHFWVAVPFFAPLHAAPQDCSRWSARGLKNLLVEGGFDEDAVHAEQWGNRHVARRNLEDIWPPVHDPETDDIKNDPDFPICAWALAQKV